A single genomic interval of Nostoc commune NIES-4072 harbors:
- a CDS encoding fructosamine kinase family protein produces the protein MWTKIDAQITQVTGEKFQSQQRRSVGGGCINQGYAISNGEITYFLKINQASQAAMFEAEAMGLKEMLATASIRVPKPICWGVADNSSYIVLEWLELGNGNSNSWEEMGRKLAAMHKASSSQGFGWEINNTIGSTPQINTWTAEWTEFYIKHRLGYQFQLARRKGGNFPSSEKLLAAIPELMAHQVQPSLVHGDLWGGNAGCTNSGEPVIFDPATYFGDREVDIAMTELFGGFPAAFYQGYNKVFPLDPGYEQRKTLYNLYHILNHFNLFGSSYSSQANRMIDQILR, from the coding sequence ATGTGGACTAAAATCGATGCTCAAATTACCCAGGTGACTGGCGAAAAATTTCAGAGTCAGCAACGGCGATCGGTTGGTGGCGGATGCATCAACCAAGGTTATGCTATTTCTAATGGTGAGATAACCTACTTCCTTAAGATTAACCAAGCATCCCAAGCTGCGATGTTTGAGGCTGAGGCAATGGGTTTAAAGGAAATGCTAGCAACAGCTAGTATTCGCGTCCCCAAACCTATTTGTTGGGGTGTAGCTGACAATTCTAGCTACATCGTGCTGGAATGGTTAGAACTCGGTAACGGTAACAGCAATTCCTGGGAAGAGATGGGGCGCAAGTTGGCGGCGATGCACAAAGCTAGCAGTAGCCAAGGTTTTGGTTGGGAAATTAACAATACCATTGGTTCCACACCCCAAATCAATACTTGGACAGCAGAGTGGACAGAATTTTATATTAAACATCGCCTGGGTTATCAATTTCAATTGGCAAGGCGAAAGGGAGGAAATTTCCCCTCTTCAGAAAAATTACTAGCAGCAATCCCTGAACTAATGGCGCATCAGGTGCAACCTTCTTTAGTACATGGCGATTTATGGGGCGGAAATGCTGGGTGTACTAACTCAGGAGAACCAGTAATTTTTGATCCTGCAACTTATTTTGGCGATCGCGAAGTTGATATTGCCATGACAGAATTATTTGGTGGATTCCCCGCAGCATTTTACCAAGGTTATAACAAAGTCTTTCCCCTAGATCCAGGCTATGAGCAAAGAAAAACCCTCTATAACCTCTATCACATTTTGAATCACTTCAATTTATTTGGCAGCAGTTATTCTTCCCAAGCCAACCGAATGATTGACCAAATTTTGCGCTAA
- a CDS encoding TMEM14 family protein: protein MNLSIIAAFAYGILAIAGGIMGYIQARSKVSLLSGSISGLLLLLAAYFQLQGQSWGSILAVIVTGVLVVVFAVRLAKTRKFMPAGLMTILGILALGVMVRN, encoded by the coding sequence ATGAATTTAAGTATAATTGCTGCTTTTGCCTACGGCATATTAGCGATCGCTGGTGGCATTATGGGCTATATTCAGGCTAGAAGTAAGGTTTCACTTTTAAGTGGTAGCATTAGCGGTTTATTACTATTGCTAGCGGCTTACTTTCAACTTCAGGGGCAAAGCTGGGGGTCGATTTTAGCGGTGATAGTTACTGGTGTTTTGGTAGTTGTTTTTGCAGTTCGACTGGCTAAAACACGCAAGTTTATGCCGGCGGGATTGATGACGATTTTGGGTATATTGGCTTTGGGGGTGATGGTGAGGAATTGA
- a CDS encoding ATP-binding protein, which translates to MDNQAMPIASTSSYTKVQYLQRQAASLLLYQSVLQGEVGMAFLELLQAIRYTDADARGCLQAYGSYFHALAAKNQNWEDYLITQILFSDNPFTKLAQVQEFEDLPPAIVAAVRHDLQVLQSLYECSSASLSEWIQGVAHMPISPVVWYKEQELVGGETFATYLQELDNWGDAVEELAAYYRQCGSGLFAEYRALRWQAGQFIGIRYSDPIKLSALVGYESQKDALLKNTEFLLSGEMALHVLLYGSRGSGKSSLVKSLLNEYSNRSLRLLEVAKSDLKDLPKIVEHLRGVSQKFIIFVDDLSFEEDDDAFKALKVVLEGNLTARPQNVVVYATSNRRHLIREFFVDRPTPKDNEEIHAWDTMQEKLSFSDRFGLTLTFEPADQKTYLKIVQHLAKQAEINITQEDLEFQALQWATRHNGRSGRTARQFVDFLKADLRLFGTKNNAPSN; encoded by the coding sequence ATGGATAATCAAGCGATGCCAATAGCAAGTACTTCCTCATATACAAAGGTTCAATATCTCCAGCGCCAAGCAGCCTCACTTTTACTGTACCAGTCTGTTCTGCAAGGCGAAGTGGGGATGGCATTTCTGGAACTGTTGCAAGCTATACGTTACACTGATGCCGATGCCCGGGGTTGTCTGCAAGCCTACGGTAGTTACTTCCACGCTTTGGCTGCTAAAAATCAAAATTGGGAAGACTATTTAATTACTCAAATTCTCTTCTCTGATAATCCTTTTACAAAGCTGGCCCAAGTGCAAGAATTCGAGGATTTACCCCCAGCAATAGTCGCAGCAGTTCGGCATGATTTACAAGTATTGCAAAGTCTCTATGAATGTAGCAGCGCTTCTTTAAGTGAGTGGATACAAGGCGTGGCGCACATGCCGATTTCGCCAGTAGTGTGGTATAAAGAGCAAGAATTGGTAGGAGGAGAGACATTCGCTACATATCTACAAGAGTTAGATAATTGGGGTGATGCTGTAGAAGAGTTAGCGGCTTATTATCGGCAATGTGGCTCTGGTTTATTTGCAGAATATCGCGCTTTACGTTGGCAAGCTGGGCAGTTTATCGGTATTCGGTATTCTGATCCAATTAAGCTGAGTGCGCTTGTAGGTTATGAGTCTCAAAAAGATGCTTTGCTGAAAAATACAGAGTTTTTATTATCAGGAGAGATGGCACTGCATGTATTACTTTACGGTAGTCGGGGTTCTGGCAAATCTTCTTTAGTAAAATCTTTGTTGAATGAATATAGTAATCGCAGCCTCCGCTTATTGGAAGTGGCAAAATCTGATTTAAAAGACTTACCAAAAATCGTGGAACATTTACGAGGAGTGTCACAAAAATTTATCATCTTTGTTGATGATCTTTCCTTTGAAGAAGATGATGATGCCTTTAAAGCGCTCAAGGTAGTTTTAGAAGGTAATTTAACCGCACGACCACAAAATGTAGTTGTGTATGCTACTTCCAATCGCCGCCACCTAATTCGGGAGTTTTTTGTGGATAGACCTACTCCTAAGGATAACGAAGAAATCCATGCTTGGGATACGATGCAGGAGAAGCTTTCGTTTAGCGATCGCTTTGGTTTAACCTTGACCTTTGAACCAGCCGATCAAAAAACTTATTTAAAAATTGTACAACATCTAGCCAAGCAAGCTGAAATTAATATTACCCAAGAAGATTTAGAATTTCAAGCATTACAATGGGCAACTCGCCACAACGGTCGTTCTGGACGCACAGCACGGCAGTTTGTAGATTTTTTAAAAGCAGATTTAAGACTTTTTGGTACAAAGAACAATGCACCCAGCAATTAA